The Sesamum indicum cultivar Zhongzhi No. 13 linkage group LG2, S_indicum_v1.0, whole genome shotgun sequence genome contains a region encoding:
- the LOC105155698 gene encoding replication protein A 32 kDa subunit A isoform X1 — protein MMFESSQFETTAGGGFVSSQSTDPSPASAKSRDNQPMYPVTVKQIIEATPSTDDKPNFLIDGVDVYNVKLIGMVFDKSERLTDVSFVIDDGTGRIGCHRWVNDPHDTNEVEGLRDGIYVRIHGHLRSFQGKKQLVVYAIRPVNDYNEIANHFLECIHAHCCSSKLQEQNRAPVSAPLSINAPNGSHAVSSSQISQEYNLDGLGSIDKMVLDYLQLPSSLAQEKGVHRNEIAQKLKIPQEKILEAMEALESEGLVYSTIDEFHYKSTAS, from the exons ATGATGTTCGAGAGCAGCCAATTTGAGACGACGGCCGGCGGCGGCTTCGTCTCGTCTCAATCCACCGATCCGTCCCCGGCCTCCGCCAAG AGTCGGGACAACCAACCGATGTATCCAGTAACGGTGAAGCAAATCATTGAAGCGACTCCATCGACGGACGACAAGCCCAATTTCCTCATCGATGGAGTCGATGTGTACAAT GTGAAATTGATCGGAATGGTCTTTGACAAATCGGAAAGGTTGACTGATGTCTCCTTTGTGATTGATGATGGTACTGGCCGTATTGGCTGCCACAGATG GGTAAATGATCCACATGACACCAATGAAGTGGAAGGATTAAG AGATGGAATTTATGTACGAATCCATGGGCATTTGAGGAGCTTTCAGGGGAAAAAACAATTAGTAGTATATGCAATCAG GCCTGTGAATGATTACAATGAGATAGCAAACCATTTTCTTGAATGTATACATGCCCACTGCTGCAGTAGTAAATTACAG GAACAGAACCGTGCCCCTGTTTCAGCTCCTTTGTCTATCAATGCTCCTAATGGATCCCACGCTGTCTCATCTAGTCAA ATCTCTCAAGAGTACAACTTGGATGGACTAGGGAGCATTGATAAGATGGTTCTTGACTATCTCCAACTACCTTCCTCCCT TGCACAGGAAAAGGGTGTACACCGGAATGAAATTGCACAAAAGCTGAAAATTCCCCAGGAAAAGATCCT AGAAGCCATGGAGGCTCTTGAATCAGAAGGACTGGTCTATTCAACAATTGATGAATTTCACTACAAGTCTACTGCCTCTTAA
- the LOC110011608 gene encoding uncharacterized protein LOC110011608, which produces MELESNHDQEQKQRSVSVLQGDGYCISRILARESSVGQSSRIFYRSAEGVPFKWEMQPGTPKNPQEQDVIPPLSPSPLMQSLGLPLPNLDHDEPKETTVRTSRFWSLKKMVKKTINLDLRRSKQHESSRFGDSGGEFVGSAENSSFSSDASSSSFLDSSTVDGPFCCSPWNIPVILVPVAR; this is translated from the coding sequence ATGGAGTTGGAAAGCAATCATGatcaagaacaaaaacaaagatCAGTTTCTGTACTTCAAGGTGATGGATATTGCATCAGTAGAATTCTTGCAAGGGAGTCGTCGGTAGGCCAATCTTCCCGTATATTCTACCGATCAGCCGAAGGAGTTCCCTTCAAATGGGAAATGCAGCCAGGGACTCCCAAGAATCCACAAGAACAAGATGTCATACCACCACTCAGCCCTTCTCCACTCATGCAGAGCTTAGGGCTCCCTCTGCCTAATCTGGACCATGATGAGCCTAAAGAGACAACTGTAAGAACGTCTAGATTTTGGAGTTTGAAGAAAATGGTGAAGAAAACCATCAATCTTGATTTGAGGAGAAGTAAACAGCACGAGAGCTCGAGGTTCGGAGATTCTGGTGGAGAATTTGTGGGCTCAGCTGAGAATTCGAGCTTTTCTTCCGATGCTTCCTCGTCTTCGTTCTTGGATTCGTCTACCGTTGATGGCCCTTTTTGCTGCAGCCCGTGGAACATCCCGGTCATACTGGTACCTGTTGCAAGATGA
- the LOC105155698 gene encoding replication protein A 32 kDa subunit A isoform X2 produces MMFESSQFETTAGGGFVSSQSTDPSPASAKSRDNQPMYPVTVKQIIEATPSTDDKPNFLIDGVDVYNVKLIGMVFDKSERLTDVSFVIDDGTGRIGCHRWVNDPHDTNEVEGLRDGIYVRIHGHLRSFQGKKQLVVYAIRPVNDYNEIANHFLECIHAHCCSSKLQNRAPVSAPLSINAPNGSHAVSSSQISQEYNLDGLGSIDKMVLDYLQLPSSLAQEKGVHRNEIAQKLKIPQEKILEAMEALESEGLVYSTIDEFHYKSTAS; encoded by the exons ATGATGTTCGAGAGCAGCCAATTTGAGACGACGGCCGGCGGCGGCTTCGTCTCGTCTCAATCCACCGATCCGTCCCCGGCCTCCGCCAAG AGTCGGGACAACCAACCGATGTATCCAGTAACGGTGAAGCAAATCATTGAAGCGACTCCATCGACGGACGACAAGCCCAATTTCCTCATCGATGGAGTCGATGTGTACAAT GTGAAATTGATCGGAATGGTCTTTGACAAATCGGAAAGGTTGACTGATGTCTCCTTTGTGATTGATGATGGTACTGGCCGTATTGGCTGCCACAGATG GGTAAATGATCCACATGACACCAATGAAGTGGAAGGATTAAG AGATGGAATTTATGTACGAATCCATGGGCATTTGAGGAGCTTTCAGGGGAAAAAACAATTAGTAGTATATGCAATCAG GCCTGTGAATGATTACAATGAGATAGCAAACCATTTTCTTGAATGTATACATGCCCACTGCTGCAGTAGTAAATTACAG AACCGTGCCCCTGTTTCAGCTCCTTTGTCTATCAATGCTCCTAATGGATCCCACGCTGTCTCATCTAGTCAA ATCTCTCAAGAGTACAACTTGGATGGACTAGGGAGCATTGATAAGATGGTTCTTGACTATCTCCAACTACCTTCCTCCCT TGCACAGGAAAAGGGTGTACACCGGAATGAAATTGCACAAAAGCTGAAAATTCCCCAGGAAAAGATCCT AGAAGCCATGGAGGCTCTTGAATCAGAAGGACTGGTCTATTCAACAATTGATGAATTTCACTACAAGTCTACTGCCTCTTAA
- the LOC105155694 gene encoding uncharacterized protein LOC105155694, translated as MARYERHGGRQTNGRTEPGRDAFTFFGYSATHSSASTEVVEFKVASDHHNPTRNELYKDHRVDYKPRPVPAQDHRSERGYEYSPKVGNHGVHVQTKGLSRDNIYRDYSPSNSPKVGNHGVYVQTKGSPRDSLYRDNSPSNSPKVDNYVVRGQTKGSPWDNVYEDNSPSNSPKVNNHVARVQTKGLDNVYRGNRPSNSPKVGNHVVHGQTKGSPWDNVYRDTSPPSRDNYRTTHHYGKYPNNYVSSDEEDDDDVICKDGVCYKNPSAKQNHIKDKDYQKEKNKGNGYDPPSYTTTQPRKDAYYETSNGNNPPHIRTRTHEPRWGPEFQIENNRNSPVSVRTHEPYFNASPRKNNEGHREIMDRGSPRGVEHYTGKIDCKEAAKKYKGVLVST; from the coding sequence ATGGCAAGGTACGAGAGACACGGAGGTCGCCAGACCAACGGTAGGACTGAACCGGGCCGTGATGCATTCACCTTTTTTGGTTACTCTGCAACTCATAGCTCTGCCTCAACTGAGGTTGTCGAGTTTAAAGTTGCTTCTGATCACCATAACCCTACGAGGAACGAGTTGTACAAGGATCATAGAGTCGACTATAAGCCCCGTCCTGTCCCTGCTCAGGATCATCGGTCGGAGAGAGGCTATGAATACTCACCCAAAGTTGGCAACCATGGGGTCCATGTCCAAACCAAGGGCTTGTCTCGTGACAACATCTATAGAGACTATAGCCCTTCGAACTCACCCAAAGTTGGCAACCATGGGGTCTATGTTCAGACCAAAGGCTCGCCCCGCGACAGCTTGTATAGAGACAATAGCCCTTCGAACTCACCCAAAGTCGACAACTATGTTGTACGTGGCCAGACCAAGGGCTCGCCCTGGGACAATGTCTATGAAGACAATAGCCCTTCAAATTCACCCAAAGTCAACAACCACGTGGCCCGTGTTCAAACCAAGGGTTTGGACAATGTCTATAGAGGCAATAGGCCTTCGAATTCACCCAAAGTTGGCAATCATGTGGTCCATGGCCAGACCAAGGGCTCGCCCTGGGACAATGTCTACAGAGACACTAGCCCTCCATCAAGAGACAACTACCGCACCACTCATCACTATGGTAAGTACCCTAACAACTATGTTAGCAGTGATGAGGAGGATGACGATGATGTTATATGCAAAGATGGGGTTTGTTATAAGAACCCAAGCGCAAAGCAGAATCACATCAAAGACAAAGATTAccagaaagaaaagaacaaaggaAACGGCTACGATCCTCCTTCTTACACTACAACGCAACCAAGAAAAGACGCATACTATGAAACATCCAACGGCAACAACCCTCCGCATATCAGAACAAGAACCCACGAGCCGAGATGGGGACCGGAGTTCCAAATCGAAAACAACAGGAATTCCCCGGTCTCCGTCAGGACACATGAGCCCTACTTCAATGCATCCCCAAGGAAAAACAACGAGGGTCACCGCGAAATCATGGACAGGGGGTCGCCTCGGGGCGTTGAGCATTACACTGGAAAAATTGACTGCAAAGAGGCCgccaaaaaatacaagggtGTCCTTGTGTCGACATGA
- the LOC105155695 gene encoding afadin- and alpha-actinin-binding protein produces the protein MPPTETDADLRRSSNNPATLGMSEYAFADLNNLEHCAKYLNNTLVTFGFPASLDLFSNDPVSVARTCNCIYALLQQRQRDVEFRESANEQRQRLLSDISRLEAKVERLEAQLSAKDREIATMTRTEAKATAAFKSQIDKLQQERDEFQKMVLGNQQVRTQQIHEMKKKEKEYIKLQERLNQVLMEKKKESRSGMEIMNLLQKEGRQRGTWNGKKTDNDFYKKIVDAYEAKNQELVAENADLRALLRSMQVDMREFLNAPNGKQSSPVNTRVDSDLSHSPLGGRTDMFDLPLHMARDQIEESLRTKMTSIKERMVQLQDAQKAAELTSEVSERELELEAQLVEARSIIQEQASIMSKHLAKSERPRRLSGHLNSDRDSLLSSPSEGL, from the exons ATGCCTCCCACTGAAACCGACGCCGATCTCAGA AGATCATCGAATAATCCAGCTACTTTAGGTATGAG TGAATATGCGTTTGCGGATCTCAACAACCTGGAGCACTGCGCCAAGTATTTGAACAATACACTCGTCACCTTTGGCTTTCCCGCTTCACTTGATCTCTTCTCCAATGATCCC GTTTCAGTAGCCAGGACTTGCAATTGTATATATGCGTTGTTGCAGCAGAGACAGAGGGATGTTGAGTTTAGGGAGTCAGCCAATGAGCAGAGGCAAAG ACTCTTATCAGACATTTCAAGACTGGAAGCTAAAGTTGAGAGGTTGGAAGCGCAGTTGTCCGCGAAAGATAGAGAGATAGCCACAATGACTAGAACG GAAGCTAAAGCTACAGCTGCTTTCAAGTCACAAATTGATAAGTTGCAGCAGGAGCGAGATGAATTTCAGAAGATGGTTTTGGGTAATCAG CAAGTAAGAACTCAGCAGATTCAtgagatgaagaagaaagaaaaagagtataTAAAGTTGCAG GAGAGGCTTAACCAAGTATTAAtggagaaaaagaaggaatCTAGGTCAGGCAtggaaattatgaatttactACAG AAAGAAGGCCGGCAGCGTGGGACCTGGAACGGAAAGAAGACTGACAATGATTTCTACAAAAAGATT GTGGATGCTTATGAagcaaaaaatcaagaattggtGGCGGAGAATGCTGATTTGAGGGCATTATTACGCTCAATGCAG GTTGATATGCGTGAATTCTTAAATGCTCCAAATGGGAAGCAGTCTTCTCCAGTCAATACGAGGGTGGATTCTGACCTGTCCCATTCCCCGTTGGGTGGAAGGACG GACATGTTTGATCTGCCTCTTCACATGGCCAGAGATCAAATTGAAGAAAGTCTCCGAACCAAGATGACTTCAATAAAG GAGCGCATGGTTCAGCTTCAAGATGCACAGAAGGCTGCAGAACTAACTTCTGAGGTGTCAGAGAGAGAACTTGAGCTGGAAGCTCAGCTTGTCGAAGCAAGGAGCATAATTCAAGAGCAG GCATCTATAATGTCTAAGCATCTTGCTAAGTCTGAGAGGCCAAG GAGATTAAGCGGTCATCTGAATTCTGACAGGGACTCACTATTGTCATCACCTTCAGAG GGGCTGTGA
- the LOC105155696 gene encoding gibberellin 2-beta-dioxygenase 8: MTYSNSDNFHSYPPLFRPIPGVDHGEQYSPNPEFDSDSESDIPVVDLGSSMSPAENLSEICREWGMFRLVNHGVPMELLTQLHEHANKLFSLDFESKQALTTTPIFYFWGSPALTMSGNVQQTGPCADNLNWLEGLNVPLANNSNFEYDDPLLESFRSLLEEYGNHQRRLAKAIFRAMAEDLNFPPSKSKSYLSLSSGFLRVYRYLRCPMSGRRWGIDSHTDSSVLSILHQDQVGGLQVFKNDKWLDVKPIYDTLIVNLGDMMQAMSNDSYISVKHRVRVNKEKERISIGYFVFPVEDAVIKSSRYRPFTYPEFQAAKELDLKTMGVKIGLPRFRITEDD; this comes from the exons ATGACCTATTCAAATTCAGACAACTTCCACTCGTACCCACCACTCTTTCGCCCGATCCCGGGAGTTGACCATGGGGAACAGTACTCCCCAAACCCAGAATTCGATTCAGATTCTGAATCCGACATTCCTGTGGTGGATCTCGGGTCGTCCATGAGCCCAGCTGAAAACCTGAGCGAAATATGCAGGGAGTGGGGCATGTTCAGGCTGGTTAACCATGGGGTTCCAATGGAGCTTCTGACCCAGCTTCATGAGCATGCCAATAAGTTGTTTTCCCTTGATTTCGAGTCCAAACAAGCCTTAACCACCACCCCTATATTCTACTTCTGGGGCAGCCCAGCTCTTACTATGTCTGGAAATGTACAACAAACAGGCCCTTGTGCAGACAACCTTAACTGGTTGGAAGGTTTGAATGTTCCTTTAGCCAACAACTCCAACTTTGAGTATGATGATCCACTGCTTGAGTCCTTCAG GTCTTTGTTAGAAGAGTATGGCAACCACCAAAGGAGGCTGGCCAAGGCAATATTCAGAGCCATGGCTGAGGACCTCAACTTCCCTCCATCGAAATCCAAatcttatttatctttgtccAGTGGATTTTTGCGTGTCTATCGCTACCTTCGTTGCCCAATGTCTGGTCGAAGATGGGGCATTGATTCTCATACAGATAGCTCGGTCCTTTCAATACTTCATCAAGATCAAGTAGGCGGCCTCCAAGTTTTCAAGAACGACAAATGGCTGGATGTTAAGCCGATTTACGACACTCTGATTGTCAACCTCGGAGATATGATGCAG GCCATGAGCAACGACAGCTACATAAGTGTGAAGCACAGAGTGAGAGTCAAtaaggagaaagaaagaatatcAATAGGCTATTTTGTTTTCCCAGTCGAGGATGCGGTGATAAAAAGCTCAAGGTATAGGCCCTTCACTTATCCTGAGTTTCAGGCAGCCAAGGAATTGGACTTGAAGACTATGGGGGTTAAGATCGGTCTTCCCAGATTCAGAATCACTGAAGACGACTGA